A single Saccopteryx bilineata isolate mSacBil1 chromosome 9, mSacBil1_pri_phased_curated, whole genome shotgun sequence DNA region contains:
- the TMED6 gene encoding transmembrane emp24 domain-containing protein 6, translated as MFPLLIGAGLVVLNLVTSTRSQKTEPLSGSGDQPLFRGADRYDFAIVIPPGGTECFWQFAHQTGYFYFSYEVQRTLGMSHDRHIAATAHTPQGFLIETSQDVRGQINFSTQETGFYQLCVKNQQNHFGSVQVYLNFGVFYEGPGMDHKQKNERKQLNDTLDAIEESTRKVQNNIFHMWRYYNFARMRKMADFFLLQSNYNYVNWWSIAQSLVILLSGVLQLYFLKRLFNVPTTTDTEKPRC; from the exons ATGTTCCCTTTGCTCATTGGGGCTGGACTGGTGGTTCTGAACCTGGTGACATCTACTAGGAGCCAGAAGACAGAACCCCTTAGTGGCTCTGGGGACCAACCACTTTTCCGAGGGGCAGATCGATATGACTTTGCCATTGTGATCCCTCCAGGAGGCACAGAATGCTTTTGGCAATTTGCCCACCAGACTGGATACTTCTATTTCAGTTATGAG GTTCAGCGAACACTGGGAATGTCACATGATCGGCATATTGCAGCCACTGCACATACCCCACAAGGTTTTCTCATAGAAACCTCTCAGGATGTTCGGGGCCAGATTAACTTCTCTACCCAAGAGACAG GTTTTTATCAACTTTGtgtaaaaaaccaacaaaatcaCTTTGGTTCTGTGCAAGTGTACCTCAATTTTGGAGTCTTCTATGAGGGGCCTGGGATGGACCACAAacagaagaatgaaagaaaacaactaaatgaTACTCTGGATGCAATcgag GAAAGTACACGAAAGGTGCAGAACAATATCTTTCACATGTGGCGATACTACAACTTTGCCCGCATGAGGAAAATGGCTGACTTTTTCCTTCTCCAATCAAACTATAACTATGTGAACTGGTGGTCAATAGCCCAGAGCCTTGTTATTCTTCTTTCTGGGGTCCTGCAGCTGTATTTCTTGAAGCGTCTCTTCAATGTCCCAACGACTACAGACACTGAGAAGCCAAGATGCTAA